Proteins from a single region of Abyssalbus ytuae:
- a CDS encoding aldo/keto reductase — protein MKSRQLGNSKLEVSAIGFGCMGLSFPNAPVKEEAVKLLHSAYELGINFFDTAQAYDNNEELLGEALAPFRKKVVIATKFGFKDGNFQLGLDSHPQAIRFTAEASLKKLKTDYIDLFYQHRVDPNIPVEDVAGTVKELIQEGKVRHFGMCEANEQTIRKAHAVLPVTALQSEYSMFYREPEKEIIPLLEELGIGLVPFSPLGKGFLTGTINAGTEFDKTDARTISPRFNKENREANQILVNLVVSVAKDNNATPAQIALAWLLAKKPFIVPIPGTTKLQRLQENVLGANISVSNDKLKKINEELKKIKISGDRYPKHIQDKIGK, from the coding sequence ATGAAATCAAGACAATTAGGAAACAGTAAGTTAGAAGTCTCTGCAATAGGTTTTGGTTGTATGGGATTAAGCTTTCCCAATGCACCTGTAAAAGAAGAAGCTGTAAAATTATTACATTCTGCCTATGAGCTTGGCATTAATTTCTTTGATACAGCACAAGCCTATGACAACAATGAAGAATTATTGGGCGAAGCTCTTGCCCCATTTCGAAAAAAAGTGGTAATCGCTACTAAATTTGGGTTTAAAGACGGTAACTTCCAATTAGGTTTGGACAGTCATCCTCAAGCTATAAGATTTACAGCCGAGGCTTCTTTAAAAAAATTGAAAACCGATTATATTGATTTATTCTACCAACACAGGGTTGACCCCAATATACCGGTTGAAGATGTGGCAGGAACAGTAAAAGAATTGATTCAGGAAGGCAAAGTAAGACATTTTGGAATGTGTGAAGCTAATGAACAAACTATTCGTAAGGCACATGCAGTATTACCCGTAACAGCCTTGCAAAGTGAATATTCAATGTTTTACCGTGAACCCGAAAAAGAAATTATTCCCCTATTGGAAGAATTGGGTATTGGTCTTGTTCCTTTCAGCCCTTTAGGTAAAGGCTTTTTAACCGGAACAATAAATGCCGGTACGGAATTTGACAAAACCGATGCCCGTACTATATCCCCTCGTTTTAACAAAGAAAACAGGGAAGCTAACCAGATATTAGTGAACCTGGTTGTTTCTGTTGCAAAAGATAATAACGCTACACCTGCTCAAATTGCATTAGCCTGGCTTTTGGCTAAAAAACCATTTATTGTTCCAATTCCCGGAACTACAAAATTGCAGCGCCTGCAGGAAAATGTTCTGGGGGCAAATATTTCAGTATCAAATGATAAACTAAAAAAAATAAATGAAGAATTAAAAAAAATCAAAATATCGGGAGACCGCTATCCTAAACATATACAGGATAAAATTGGTAAATAA
- a CDS encoding M16 family metallopeptidase, whose product MLIRNYLVFIIFLCLRFAVGQEPGEYKPSPHTTGILENGMHYYIVHNENPANRVSFYFAQNVGSVLEEDGQLGLAHFLEHMAFNGTKHFEDKKMIKYLEKNGIKFGTEINAFTDYDETVYSIRRVPAGNEKLLDSILLILHDWSGDLLLTNEEIDNERGVVREELRTRNKPDKRASDKVESQGLLTGSRYAERNPAGKVEIINNFEYQELRDYYKKWYRPDLQAVVIVGDIDEKEVEKKVKKMFSPIPLRDNLPERKVYNIPVNDDFSYVVATDKELGHPTLEYYIKHPVDPSLTEKEELEKNLNNQICNSIFSQRLQAIGNLPGSPVLMANFSITNLVRPLDVLKISAQPKKDSLLPALKFMATELRRFVLYGATPTEFERTRSAIMGQLQHSINEGENRGSDLIALNIYKTFFKNKPLASHQWRQQYKLSYLADFQNKDLIKYMRKYYTPRGNVIGISGSDTITYPPGEKVLKVLKEAGKSTPQPYKEIKYDKKLRLLTLPGSEIVKKEKLKGIDAHKYTLSNGARVTLFPTPYKTGQILFSAISPGGRSLLDQSLLSNSLFATVVASESGLANLGKQELINSGEVSSVKVQLEDYEELLTGNSNMPNAEKLFKGIYLTFTAPGFDNDALEITRQGLERLLTVIKSNVQSDFTDSLKLAKNNYSNREVLLNKELLDKLTIEKAEAVYKDRIRNASDFDFVFVGDMDTGELLSLVKKYIGSIPGDHSHETPFDHKIKPDKRIEKVYMSRPMQNPQATVNLYFTGSLKYSVKNELIVNMIGQLLSKRYLERIREEEGGTYGVKVTATLNFVPEESFGINVRFNCNPAKTERLVQIVYEDMKKLSYQLNNDELLQIKNNLKKEIDERKELNNYWMEKLVRSIRTRTQVLKTKEDVKMIEGITEADIRKMASLINRNAGVVEGVLMPSTKDLKK is encoded by the coding sequence ATGCTAATCAGGAATTATTTAGTTTTTATCATTTTTTTATGTCTCCGGTTTGCCGTGGGGCAGGAGCCTGGTGAATATAAGCCATCTCCCCATACTACAGGTATTCTGGAAAATGGTATGCACTATTATATTGTACACAATGAGAATCCTGCAAACAGGGTTTCGTTTTATTTTGCGCAAAATGTAGGCTCAGTTTTGGAAGAAGACGGGCAATTGGGTCTGGCACATTTTTTAGAACACATGGCTTTTAACGGGACAAAACATTTTGAAGATAAGAAAATGATTAAGTACCTTGAAAAGAACGGGATCAAATTTGGCACTGAAATCAATGCATTTACGGATTATGACGAAACTGTGTACAGCATCCGGAGGGTTCCTGCCGGTAATGAAAAACTGTTAGATTCCATACTGTTAATCCTGCATGACTGGTCGGGAGACTTATTACTCACTAATGAGGAAATAGATAATGAACGCGGAGTAGTAAGGGAGGAATTACGCACCAGAAACAAGCCCGATAAACGCGCTTCAGATAAAGTTGAGAGTCAGGGTTTGCTTACAGGTTCAAGATATGCCGAAAGAAACCCTGCCGGAAAGGTGGAAATCATTAACAATTTTGAATACCAGGAATTAAGGGATTATTACAAAAAATGGTACAGGCCCGATTTGCAGGCTGTAGTAATTGTAGGAGATATTGATGAAAAGGAGGTGGAAAAAAAGGTTAAAAAAATGTTTTCACCGATTCCGCTTCGCGATAATCTTCCGGAACGTAAAGTTTATAATATACCTGTGAATGATGATTTTTCCTATGTGGTAGCCACTGATAAAGAGCTCGGACACCCAACTTTGGAATATTATATAAAACATCCGGTTGATCCCTCACTCACTGAAAAGGAAGAGCTTGAAAAAAACCTGAATAACCAGATATGTAATTCCATATTCTCTCAACGTCTGCAGGCAATTGGAAACTTACCGGGCAGTCCGGTACTTATGGCAAATTTCAGTATTACTAACCTTGTACGCCCATTGGATGTACTTAAAATATCGGCACAGCCAAAAAAAGACAGCCTTTTGCCTGCCTTAAAATTTATGGCTACCGAGTTAAGGAGGTTTGTACTTTATGGAGCCACTCCCACTGAGTTTGAACGTACCAGGTCTGCCATCATGGGGCAATTGCAGCATAGTATTAATGAAGGAGAAAATCGTGGAAGTGATCTTATAGCCTTAAATATTTATAAAACTTTTTTTAAAAATAAACCATTAGCCAGCCACCAATGGCGTCAGCAATATAAATTATCATATCTGGCTGATTTTCAAAACAAGGATCTCATAAAATATATGAGAAAATATTATACTCCCCGGGGCAATGTAATAGGTATTTCTGGCAGTGATACAATTACTTATCCTCCCGGGGAGAAAGTATTGAAAGTTTTAAAAGAAGCAGGAAAGTCAACACCCCAACCCTATAAAGAAATAAAATATGACAAGAAGTTGAGGCTTCTTACACTTCCCGGAAGTGAAATTGTTAAAAAAGAAAAGTTAAAGGGAATAGATGCCCATAAATATACACTCTCAAACGGAGCCCGGGTAACTTTGTTTCCCACACCGTACAAAACAGGACAAATTTTGTTCAGTGCCATTAGTCCCGGTGGGAGGTCATTATTAGATCAAAGCTTATTGTCCAATTCCCTTTTTGCTACCGTGGTGGCTTCAGAATCAGGATTGGCTAACCTGGGCAAACAGGAATTGATAAATTCCGGCGAAGTATCTTCCGTAAAGGTTCAGTTGGAAGATTATGAAGAGTTGCTCACCGGAAACAGTAACATGCCAAATGCGGAAAAGTTGTTCAAAGGAATTTATCTAACTTTCACCGCACCCGGGTTTGACAATGACGCCCTGGAAATAACCAGGCAGGGTCTGGAGAGGCTCTTGACGGTCATCAAAAGTAATGTTCAAAGTGATTTTACCGATTCCTTGAAACTGGCAAAAAATAACTATAGTAACAGGGAGGTACTGCTTAATAAAGAACTATTGGATAAACTTACAATCGAAAAAGCAGAAGCTGTATACAAGGATCGTATCAGAAATGCTTCTGATTTTGACTTTGTATTTGTGGGAGATATGGATACAGGAGAATTATTAAGCCTTGTAAAGAAATATATAGGCAGTATCCCCGGTGATCATTCTCACGAAACACCTTTCGATCATAAAATAAAACCGGATAAGAGGATAGAGAAGGTATATATGTCACGGCCCATGCAGAATCCTCAGGCCACAGTAAACCTTTATTTTACAGGCTCTTTAAAATATTCCGTCAAAAATGAGTTGATTGTTAATATGATCGGGCAGTTACTAAGTAAACGTTACCTCGAAAGAATAAGGGAAGAAGAAGGAGGAACCTATGGTGTAAAAGTTACTGCAACCCTGAATTTTGTCCCGGAAGAGAGTTTTGGGATTAATGTACGTTTTAATTGTAATCCGGCAAAAACAGAGCGGTTAGTACAAATTGTCTATGAAGACATGAAAAAATTGTCTTATCAGCTGAACAATGATGAGTTACTGCAAATAAAAAATAACCTGAAGAAAGAAATTGATGAAAGAAAAGAATTAAACAATTATTGGATGGAAAAATTGGTTAGAAGCATCAGGACCCGCACCCAGGTTTTAAAGACAAAAGAAGATGTAAAAATGATAGAAGGTATTACCGAAGCAGATATCAGGAAAATGGCTTCATTGATAAACCGCAACGCCGGGGTAGTGGAAGGAGTTCTTATGCCATCCACTAAAGATTTGAAAAAGTAA
- a CDS encoding M16 family metallopeptidase gives MRLHIKRYTILLLAFCLQISFGQENNSSGFQPAPITSGVLDNGMHYYIMHNEEPENRASFYFAQNVGSILEDDTQQGLAHFLEHMAFNGTRHFKDKEMLEYLEKNGIKFGAEINAFTSFDETVYNINRVPVQNQQLLDSVLLAIHDWSGYLLLTDEEIDNERGVIKEEWRSRNTPRSRASDKIFKEGVLKGSKYANRMSIGKMEVVDNFHYDALRNYYSQWYRPDQQALIVVGDVDVQKMEEKIKNTFKNIPLRKNLPARGTFEVPLGNGFTYITATDKELGDPVIQYYIKHKADNSLSEVEEVQQSLQYQLVRYIFNNRLSEVSRAETSPVLSANFSVSNFVRPLDILAMGVQPKKDSLLPALEFTLAELKRFVLHGATTAELERAKAAFRTNLEAALKNIDKRNNDAYATAIYSAYFKQKEVPDYRWNLNYRLAYLDTINNENLLEYLQKYYSTGGNIVAFTGSDTVKYPAEEEVVNIVNGIKDLNPEPFKEELSDKKLINTKLAGATIINKEKVKGIKASTYTLSNGARVTLYPTDYDKEQVYFHAFSPGGKSLLPVQLLPNALITTFLASESGLGSMDKIELRKYLQGTQTSLSVELNDYEEQMGGKSTWNDVETLMKRIYLSFTGPRFDDRAMEIIKQNLETSLISKKKNVQSDFKDSLQLAQSNYSNREVLFNQQLIDNLSLETAETVYRNRITNAADFNFIFVGDFQTGKLLELVKTYIGSIPGTSLEEKALNHGMKPEKGITKVHMKRTMETPQTTVNIYFTGVMKYTAKNRLIMNIIGQLLSKRYLERIREEEGGSYGVQALGYMQHIPEDSFILNIGFSCNPEKTNQLVKIVYEDVEKLSREVDSDEFIEIKNNLKKSVAENKENNSYWMNKIVRSLKNKMPVLSEKEVLQMIDSVKEKDIKEIVQKIKEQPRVVEGILTPLIQ, from the coding sequence ATGAGATTACACATTAAAAGATATACTATTTTGCTGCTGGCATTTTGCCTGCAGATTTCGTTTGGTCAGGAAAACAACTCAAGTGGTTTCCAACCTGCACCCATAACAAGCGGGGTGCTTGATAATGGTATGCACTATTACATAATGCATAATGAAGAACCTGAAAACAGGGCATCATTCTATTTTGCCCAAAACGTAGGTTCTATTCTTGAGGATGACACCCAGCAGGGGCTTGCACATTTTCTGGAACATATGGCGTTTAACGGAACCAGACATTTTAAGGACAAGGAGATGCTTGAGTATCTGGAAAAAAACGGGATTAAGTTTGGTGCTGAGATCAATGCCTTTACCAGTTTTGATGAAACCGTTTATAATATAAACCGTGTGCCTGTACAAAACCAGCAGCTTCTTGATTCGGTACTTTTGGCCATTCACGACTGGTCTGGATATTTATTGCTTACCGATGAAGAAATAGACAATGAACGAGGGGTAATAAAAGAAGAATGGCGGAGCCGTAACACACCCCGGAGCCGTGCTTCCGATAAAATATTTAAGGAAGGTGTTTTAAAAGGCTCCAAGTATGCAAACAGGATGTCTATAGGTAAAATGGAAGTTGTTGACAATTTTCACTATGATGCTTTGAGAAATTATTACAGTCAATGGTACAGGCCCGATCAGCAGGCCCTTATAGTGGTAGGCGATGTGGATGTTCAAAAAATGGAGGAAAAGATTAAAAATACTTTTAAAAACATACCACTTCGCAAAAACCTTCCTGCCCGAGGCACTTTTGAAGTTCCTTTAGGAAATGGCTTTACTTACATTACGGCTACCGACAAAGAACTGGGAGATCCCGTAATTCAGTATTATATAAAACATAAAGCTGACAATTCGCTGAGTGAGGTAGAAGAAGTACAGCAAAGTTTACAATACCAGTTGGTACGCTATATATTCAATAATCGGTTAAGTGAGGTTAGCCGGGCTGAAACCAGCCCTGTTCTTTCGGCAAACTTTAGTGTTTCAAACTTTGTAAGGCCGTTAGATATTTTGGCAATGGGGGTCCAACCTAAAAAAGACAGCCTTTTGCCGGCACTTGAGTTTACATTAGCCGAGTTAAAACGGTTTGTACTACACGGAGCCACCACTGCAGAACTTGAAAGGGCCAAAGCAGCATTCCGGACAAACCTGGAAGCTGCTCTTAAAAATATAGACAAGCGTAATAATGATGCCTATGCAACAGCAATATATTCCGCATATTTTAAACAGAAAGAGGTGCCGGATTACCGTTGGAATTTAAATTATCGTTTGGCGTATCTGGATACCATAAATAATGAAAATCTGCTTGAATACCTTCAAAAATATTATTCTACCGGTGGTAACATAGTTGCCTTTACAGGTTCGGACACCGTAAAATATCCTGCAGAAGAAGAAGTAGTGAATATTGTAAACGGAATAAAAGATTTAAACCCTGAGCCTTTTAAGGAAGAACTTTCCGATAAAAAATTAATCAATACCAAGTTAGCAGGAGCCACTATTATAAATAAAGAAAAAGTTAAAGGTATAAAAGCAAGTACCTATACATTGTCTAATGGTGCCCGGGTTACTTTATACCCTACCGATTATGACAAAGAGCAAGTCTATTTTCATGCGTTTAGTCCGGGGGGAAAATCGCTGTTGCCGGTTCAACTTTTGCCCAATGCATTAATAACTACCTTCCTTGCGTCAGAATCAGGTTTGGGAAGTATGGATAAGATAGAATTGAGGAAATACCTTCAGGGCACACAAACATCACTTTCCGTAGAATTGAATGATTATGAAGAACAAATGGGAGGGAAGAGCACCTGGAATGATGTAGAAACGCTTATGAAACGTATTTACCTGTCTTTTACCGGGCCCAGGTTTGATGACCGGGCAATGGAAATCATAAAACAGAATCTTGAAACCTCCCTCATCTCAAAAAAGAAAAATGTACAAAGCGATTTTAAAGACTCATTACAGCTGGCACAAAGTAATTACAGCAACCGTGAAGTACTTTTTAACCAGCAACTTATAGATAACCTTTCCTTGGAAACCGCTGAAACTGTATACAGGAACCGCATAACAAATGCCGCCGATTTTAATTTCATCTTTGTAGGTGATTTTCAAACCGGTAAACTGCTCGAATTGGTAAAAACATATATAGGCAGCATTCCGGGAACCTCCCTTGAGGAAAAGGCTTTAAACCACGGAATGAAACCGGAAAAAGGTATAACCAAGGTTCATATGAAACGCACGATGGAAACACCGCAAACTACTGTGAATATTTACTTTACAGGGGTAATGAAATATACCGCAAAGAACAGGCTAATCATGAACATCATAGGGCAATTGCTGAGCAAGCGTTACCTGGAACGCATACGCGAAGAAGAAGGAGGATCATATGGAGTGCAGGCCCTTGGCTATATGCAACACATACCTGAAGATAGCTTTATATTGAATATTGGCTTTAGTTGCAATCCCGAAAAGACAAACCAGTTGGTTAAAATCGTTTATGAAGATGTTGAAAAGCTTTCTCGTGAGGTAGACAGTGATGAATTTATCGAAATTAAAAACAATCTGAAAAAATCTGTTGCCGAAAATAAAGAAAACAACAGTTACTGGATGAATAAAATTGTCCGCAGTCTCAAAAATAAGATGCCTGTATTGAGTGAAAAGGAAGTACTGCAAATGATTGATTCTGTTAAAGAAAAAGATATTAAGGAGATTGTTCAAAAAATTAAAGAACAACCCCGGGTGGTAGAAGGGATTTTAACTCCGCTTATCCAATGA
- a CDS encoding HEPN domain-containing protein, translating to MKQQLSHLPPDKIKELETVTQRIVATGKAEMVILFGSYARGDYKEQRGKVQGKQSDYDILVVTANADTRQGLRKKLRGIFKDIGIPVQLIVEKIGFVNSNLEEKQYFFTDIKREGKVLYNSGNFQLSDPKELTPTRRREIAEEDFKMWIHKANGFYIDQENATKREDFSLASFYLQQVVEMCYTTIEMVFTHYNPYEHNLEVLQNRVLKFDTRVKEAFPRATEEQKELFDHLNYAYIGGRYKSEEEFPVTRQQLNYWEIEAKKLLYLTEQICQEHIKALKAIEAKTPEI from the coding sequence GTGAAACAACAGCTATCCCATTTGCCCCCTGACAAAATAAAAGAACTGGAAACCGTAACCCAACGTATTGTGGCCACCGGAAAGGCAGAAATGGTGATACTCTTTGGCTCCTACGCCCGTGGCGACTATAAAGAACAAAGAGGAAAAGTACAGGGAAAACAGAGCGACTACGATATTCTAGTGGTAACAGCCAATGCCGATACCCGGCAGGGGCTAAGGAAAAAATTACGGGGTATTTTTAAGGATATTGGCATACCCGTACAACTTATTGTAGAAAAGATTGGTTTTGTAAACAGTAACCTGGAAGAAAAACAATACTTTTTTACCGACATAAAACGCGAGGGCAAAGTGTTGTACAACTCAGGTAACTTTCAACTATCCGACCCCAAAGAACTCACCCCCACCCGGAGAAGGGAAATTGCAGAAGAGGATTTTAAGATGTGGATACACAAAGCAAATGGTTTTTATATTGATCAGGAAAATGCAACAAAAAGGGAAGACTTCAGTTTAGCATCATTTTATCTTCAACAAGTCGTAGAAATGTGCTATACCACTATAGAAATGGTTTTTACCCATTACAACCCGTATGAGCATAACCTGGAAGTATTGCAAAACCGGGTCTTAAAGTTTGACACCCGTGTTAAAGAAGCTTTTCCCCGCGCTACCGAAGAGCAAAAAGAACTTTTTGACCATTTGAACTATGCCTACATTGGCGGGCGTTACAAAAGTGAGGAAGAATTTCCGGTAACCCGCCAACAGTTAAACTATTGGGAGATTGAAGCCAAAAAGTTACTTTACTTAACGGAACAAATTTGCCAGGAACATATTAAAGCCTTAAAAGCTATTGAAGCTAAAACCCCTGAAATATAG
- a CDS encoding HEPN domain-containing protein, with protein sequence MKQQLSHLPPDKIKELETVTQRIVATGKAEMVILFGSYARGDYKEQRGKVQGKQSDYDILVVTANADTRQGLRKKLRGIFKDIGIPVQLIVEKIGFVNSNLEEKQYFFTDIKREGKVLYNSGNFQLSDPKELTPTRRREIAEEDFKRWFNLAIEFYETSKFHITRKHNGLSAFTLQQVVEMCYTAIEMVFTHYNPYEHNLEVLQNRVLKFDSRVKEAFPRVTEEQKELFDHLNYAYIGGRYKSEEEFPVTRQQLSYWGDEAKKLLDLTEQICQEHIKALKAIEAKTPEI encoded by the coding sequence GTGAAACAACAGCTATCCCATTTGCCCCCTGACAAAATAAAAGAACTGGAAACCGTAACCCAACGTATTGTGGCCACCGGAAAGGCAGAAATGGTGATACTCTTTGGCTCCTACGCCCGTGGCGACTATAAAGAACAAAGAGGAAAAGTACAGGGAAAACAGAGCGACTACGATATTCTAGTGGTAACAGCCAATGCCGATACCCGGCAGGGGCTCAGGAAAAAATTACGGGGTATTTTTAAGGATATTGGCATACCTGTACAACTTATTGTAGAAAAGATTGGTTTTGTAAACAGCAACCTGGAAGAAAAACAATACTTTTTTACCGACATAAAACGCGAGGGCAAAGTGTTGTACAACTCGGGTAACTTTCAACTATCCGACCCCAAAGAACTCACCCCCACCCGGAGAAGGGAAATTGCAGAAGAGGATTTTAAACGATGGTTTAATCTTGCCATAGAGTTTTATGAAACATCAAAATTTCATATTACAAGAAAGCACAATGGTTTATCCGCATTTACCCTTCAACAAGTCGTAGAGATGTGCTATACGGCTATAGAAATGGTTTTTACCCATTACAACCCGTATGAGCATAACCTGGAAGTATTGCAAAACCGGGTCTTAAAGTTTGACTCCCGTGTTAAAGAAGCTTTTCCCCGCGTTACCGAAGAACAAAAAGAACTTTTTGACCATTTGAACTATGCCTACATTGGCGGGCGTTACAAAAGTGAGGAAGAATTTCCGGTAACCCGCCAACAGTTAAGCTACTGGGGCGATGAAGCCAAAAAGTTACTTGACTTAACGGAACAAATTTGCCAGGAACATATTAAAGCCTTAAAAGCTATTGAAGCTAAAACCCCTGAAATATAG
- a CDS encoding RNA polymerase sigma-70 factor, which translates to MQENSLTGSTLSIGEFKGLFKSLHPSLCVFANGYLNNLPAAKDVVQEVFIKMWENKTTFKNINAVKPYLYKAVKNRCLDLLKSKRVRVMDNEVEVEELEIIASDSYFYREVLLAETTTIITNAVNNLPPKCSEIINLSLRNYSNQEIADILSLSVHTVKAQKKIAYQKLRPMLKEYYQLLLLVLIS; encoded by the coding sequence TTGCAAGAAAATAGTTTGACAGGTTCCACACTTAGTATAGGTGAATTTAAAGGACTCTTCAAGTCTCTTCATCCTTCGTTATGTGTTTTTGCAAATGGTTATCTTAATAACCTTCCTGCGGCCAAAGATGTTGTGCAGGAGGTTTTTATAAAGATGTGGGAGAACAAAACCACTTTTAAAAATATAAACGCGGTGAAACCTTATTTGTATAAAGCCGTAAAAAACAGGTGCCTGGACTTACTCAAATCAAAAAGAGTGCGGGTAATGGACAATGAAGTAGAGGTAGAAGAACTTGAGATCATAGCCTCGGACAGTTATTTTTACAGGGAGGTATTACTGGCAGAAACCACCACAATAATAACAAATGCTGTAAACAACTTACCTCCCAAGTGTTCGGAAATCATCAACTTAAGCCTGAGAAACTACAGCAATCAGGAAATAGCTGATATTCTCTCGTTATCTGTTCATACCGTGAAAGCCCAGAAAAAAATTGCTTATCAAAAACTTCGCCCGATGTTAAAAGAATATTATCAATTACTTCTGCTGGTATTGATATCTTAA
- a CDS encoding Crp/Fnr family transcriptional regulator, whose product MEEFIEYILQYGNLNPKQIDLIAKKATRTKLGKDEYFAEAGKSLKQVGFVLEGVLRLCYYNNKGEEITRYFINENHLLFNPYKEPFTEYIQAVTDCELLIFTNEDWEDISNTIVGWEAILQKIIAKALVQKLQRRSPLVEQNATTRYLMFMESFPSLVNRIPLSYVASYLGITQSSLSRIRKNIH is encoded by the coding sequence ATGGAAGAATTTATAGAATATATATTACAATATGGGAATTTAAACCCAAAACAAATTGACTTAATTGCAAAAAAGGCAACTCGAACAAAACTTGGAAAAGATGAATATTTTGCCGAAGCCGGAAAATCTTTAAAGCAAGTGGGGTTTGTTCTTGAAGGTGTTCTCCGCCTTTGTTATTATAATAATAAAGGTGAAGAAATTACACGTTACTTTATTAATGAAAACCATTTACTCTTTAATCCTTATAAAGAACCTTTTACAGAATATATTCAGGCAGTTACAGATTGTGAATTATTAATTTTTACTAATGAAGACTGGGAAGACATTTCCAATACTATTGTTGGATGGGAGGCAATTCTTCAAAAAATAATTGCAAAGGCACTTGTTCAAAAATTACAAAGAAGAAGCCCGTTAGTGGAACAAAACGCCACTACCCGTTATTTAATGTTCATGGAAAGTTTTCCTTCTTTGGTCAACCGTATACCATTGTCTTACGTTGCTTCTTATTTAGGAATTACCCAATCTTCTTTGAGTCGTATCAGAAAAAATATCCACTAA
- a CDS encoding TlpA disulfide reductase family protein encodes MKKLFYIPLSCMIIFASCKKQETKTEKTEGFLITSTIEDLPPSSMAVLSFRQKDSTITDSTMINNSRFTFSGKVAYPADAYLSIRHGKEFPEKSWHRDTYSFIIDNEKMIITAGDSIKKAVIEGSELTDQSREINGKITAIKSKVQKLSHNLKGKSPEDEVYKSASDSIKALYEQAKTVAHEFIEDHRDSYIGLRTFANYELDHDIDPAVAEEEFNKFTEKVRNTPLGEKIIDRIELARTRAVGVVAKDFTQLTLDSVPFTLSSLRGKYVLIDFWASWCVPCRKENPFVVKAYNEHKDQNFEIVGVSLDESKKSWENAVKKDGLPWIHVSDLKGWKNEVALSYGITAVPQNFLLDPNGVIIAKNLRGEDLAARLTEIFKKS; translated from the coding sequence ATGAAAAAACTTTTTTATATACCACTCTCCTGTATGATCATTTTTGCATCCTGCAAAAAACAGGAAACTAAAACAGAAAAAACGGAAGGCTTTTTAATCACCAGTACTATTGAAGATCTTCCGCCTTCATCAATGGCGGTGCTTTCTTTCAGGCAAAAAGATTCAACCATTACAGATTCAACCATGATAAATAACAGCCGATTTACCTTCAGCGGTAAGGTAGCATATCCTGCAGATGCATATCTCAGTATTCGTCATGGAAAAGAGTTTCCGGAAAAAAGCTGGCACCGTGATACCTATAGTTTTATTATTGACAATGAAAAAATGATTATTACTGCCGGTGACTCTATAAAAAAAGCTGTGATAGAAGGTTCGGAACTTACAGATCAGTCCAGGGAAATAAACGGAAAAATAACTGCGATTAAAAGCAAGGTGCAAAAATTAAGTCATAATTTAAAAGGTAAGTCACCTGAAGATGAAGTTTATAAGTCTGCTTCCGATAGTATTAAAGCTCTGTATGAACAGGCTAAAACAGTAGCACATGAATTTATTGAAGATCATAGGGATTCCTATATTGGCTTGCGAACATTTGCTAATTATGAACTGGATCATGATATTGATCCTGCCGTAGCCGAAGAAGAGTTTAACAAGTTTACCGAGAAGGTCCGTAATACGCCTTTAGGCGAAAAAATCATAGACAGGATCGAATTAGCCCGTACAAGGGCAGTAGGGGTCGTGGCAAAAGATTTTACCCAACTTACACTGGATAGTGTACCTTTTACCCTTAGTTCACTCAGGGGAAAATATGTACTTATTGATTTTTGGGCAAGTTGGTGTGTACCCTGCCGAAAAGAAAATCCGTTTGTGGTAAAAGCCTATAATGAACACAAAGACCAAAATTTTGAGATCGTAGGAGTTTCACTTGATGAGAGTAAAAAATCCTGGGAAAATGCTGTTAAAAAAGACGGCTTACCCTGGATTCATGTAAGTGATCTGAAAGGATGGAAAAACGAGGTAGCCCTTTCCTATGGCATTACTGCGGTGCCTCAAAATTTTCTTCTGGATCCTAACGGTGTAATTATCGCTAAAAATCTAAGAGGAGAAGACCTGGCAGCCCGTCTTACCGAAATATTTAAGAAAAGTTAG